A window from Lagopus muta isolate bLagMut1 chromosome 5, bLagMut1 primary, whole genome shotgun sequence encodes these proteins:
- the LOC125692885 gene encoding opsin-VA-like, giving the protein MDVFRALGNETLLSNSSGPARWDPFHRPLDSIQPWHFRLVAAVMFVVTSLSLAENLAVILVTFKFKQLRRPVNYVIVNLSVADFLVSLTGGTISFLANLKGYFYMGRWACVLEGFAVTFFGIVALWSLALLAFERYVVICRPLGNMRLRGKHAAQGIAFVWTFSFIWTIPPTMGWSSYTTSKIGTTCEPNWYSGAYNDRSYIIAFFTTCFLVPLLVILVSYGKLLQKLTKVSDTQGRLRTARKPERQVTRMVVVMIIAFLICWMPYATFSILVTAYPSIELDPHLAAIPSFFSKTATVYNPVIYVFMNKQFRKCLIQMFRCSAIESAESNMSPTSERATLTPDKRGSQLSIMAVRSTIS; this is encoded by the exons ATGGATGTATTTAGAGCACTTGGAAATGAGACGCTGTTGTCCAATTCCTCTGGTCCTGCTCGATGGGATCCCTTCCACCGTCCTTTGGACTCCATCCAGCCCTGGCACTTCAGGCTTGTGGCAGCAGTGATGTTTGTGGTGACCTCCCTGTCTCTTGCTGAGAACCTGGCTGTGATCCTGGTAACTTTTAAGTTCAAGCAGCTGAGACGACCTGTCAATTATGTTATAGTGAATTTGTCTGTGGCTGATTTCCTGGTCTCACTGACTGGTGGCACCATTAGCTTTTTAGCCAATCTAAAAGGCTATTTCTATATGGGGCGCTGGGCTTGTGTACTGGAAGGATTTGCTGTCACGTTTTTTG GCATTGTGGCTCTCTGGTCTCTTGCTCTTTTGGCTTTTGAGCGGTATGTCGTGATCTGCCGCCCACTGGGAAATATGCGCTTGAGAGGGAAGCATGCTGCCCAGGGAATTGCCTTTGTGTGGaccttttccttcatttggaCCATTCCACCAACCATGGGTTGGAGCAGCTACACCACCAGTAAGATTGGGACTACCTGTGAGCCTAATTG GTATTCAGGAGCTTATAATGATCGTTCCTACATTATTGCATTCTTCACTACCTGTTTTTTAGTGCCTTTATTGGTAATTTTGGTATCCTATGggaaactgctgcagaagctAACAAAG GTGTCAGATACACAAGGCAGGTTGAGAACTGCCAGGAAACCTGAAAGACAAGTGACTAGAATGGTGGTTGTTATGATCATTGCTTTTCTGATCTGCTGGATGCCATATGCCACCTTTTCTATCCTAGTCACTGCATACCCTTCCATTGAACTGGATCCTCATCTGGCAGCAattccatctttcttttccaaaacgGCTACTGTTTATAATCCAGTTATTTATGTGTTTATGAACAAACAG TTCAGGAAGTGCCTGATACAGATGTTCAGGTGTAGTGCCATAGAGTCTGCAGAGTCCAACATGAGCCCAACTTCAGAGAGAGCAACGCTCACCCCAGACAAAAGGGGCAGTCAGTTGTCGATCATGGCAGTACGAAGCACCATTTCTTAG